In Ornithodoros turicata isolate Travis unplaced genomic scaffold, ASM3712646v1 Chromosome13, whole genome shotgun sequence, the following proteins share a genomic window:
- the LOC135372079 gene encoding uncharacterized protein LOC135372079, which produces MDYHAGEDIVSGGASNIDPTQASQDTRPKRKVSLSLKALEKFASDKEDFGIKLDRAWEETESNVSSVCASAAKARADAETAKVRSANSKKEAELKLRRAQIEEQEQVAAATARRRKAEWKVSFQLLQQERDVAAAETQARVLEVAAEAENLKLYDAVTDTSELDRDRFAHGTPSDVLTKDVQVTEDLTLEGTHTAQSNGEHTQRAHPAMRLLQGSLYASRQADAVQEIRAHNTRGSAAPLNATDSTFVPVGQQLSMGHPVRTSSPGCESAGAGSTQYEDILTAPAPQDPSSFKNATNNLDITASEELDLMVKWLGRESSRHVRRLRSVHINNPSAGVRMAWERLDETFGSAEAIENALLKRLDGFSKISNNDHPRLRELGDLLLELESAKSDPRLSGLSYLDTGRGVNPIVEKLPSSIQEKWITHGSRYKEQNRNRRNEDRSSPGNPGTTPPVIVNKTDVQSAQANQTTHSTEPVAPSSKAVKDAGKECPLHRKPHSLNKCRGFRQKPLTERRAMLKEFGVCFRCCSSIDHFSKDCRELIKCSVCGSDGHASALHPDPIQHEMSPSTRHSQDGGEEDSHVSTPEVMSKCTNVCGDSSWNRSCSKICLVRVHPKSQPERSRKMYAVLDDQSNRSLARPSFFDMFNVHGDDSPYTLKTCAGIIETTGRRANGVVVESIDRRTQLQLPTLIECTQIPDDRSEIPTPEVAHHHPHLRKIAHLLQPLEDDAAILLLLGRDILQVHKVRQQVNGSSNAPYAQRLDLGWVIVGDICINGIRKPTSINVFRTTLIEDNRASVFAPCPGHVFIREKIVQDPCVGNAVNERTGLCDTVPRTADIGSSVFDTTKDDNKIALSIEDRHFLEMMEEGFTIDDENSWVAPLPFRAQRRVLPDNRDQAMSRFTSLRRTLERKPEVKNHFLAFMAKVLANGHAELAPEKSNGQEYWYLPIFGVYHPRKPGQIRVVFDSSAKFQGISLNDVLLSGPNLVNSLLGVLLRFRKEAFAVTADIQQMFYCFVVREEHRDFLRFFWFLDNDPTKEVVEYRMRVHVFGNSPSPAVATYGLRRTAIDGEEQFGTDVREFVEKNFYVDDGLTSLPAEQAAIDLLRRTPDMLSTANLRLHKIASNSVTVMKAFSSDEYATDLKDLDLGSDVPPSQRSLGLRWDIKGDTFTFHVPPNEKPHTKRGVLSTVNSLYDPLGFAAPVTIQGRLLLRELSSLTQGWDDELPKSMEWETWRDSLPALTKIEIPRTYGAISLSSACRRELCIFSEASTKAIAAVACLRSTDPTGETHVGFVLGKAKLAPKREHTIPRLELCGTLLAVEMADVIVNELDVSLDAIKFYTDSRVVLGYICNESRRFYVYVSNRVERIRRSSHPDQWNYVPSDKNPADVATRTVSAGRLAETTWLTGPDFQRAIDIPMSGTACDTFQLVDPGGDEEVRPLVTTFATNASLQLQLGSQRFERFSSWTRLVRAIVHLQHIARSFQSQRDAASQPCRHWHLCGRSRTDEELSTAEKLVIANVQRDAFPREVRCLAMERVVPKDSPLWKLDPYIDEDGLIRIGGRLRNSTLSQNERHPIVVPPRHHIATLLI; this is translated from the exons ATGGATTACCACGCTGGAGAGGATATTGTGAGTGGTGGTGCCTCTAACATCGACCCAACGCAAGCAAGTCAGGACACTCGCCCTAAACGAAAGGTGAGCCTATCGCTCAAGGCACTTGAGAAGTTCGCGAGCGACAAGGAAGATTTTGGAATTAAGCTCGACAGAGCATGGGAAGAAACAGAA TCCAACGTCTCGTCCGTATGTGCGTCCGCAGCGAAGGCAAGAGCCGATGCAGAAACAGCCAAGGTCCGTTCTGCTAACAGTAAGAAAGAGGCAGAATTGAAGCTTCGCAGAGCCCAGATCGAAGAACAAGAACAGGTGGCAGCTGCCACAGCAAGGCGAAGGAAGGCTGAATGGAAAGTTAGCTTTCAACTGTTACAGCAGGAAAGAGATGTAGCAGCCGCGGAGACGCAAGCGCGGGTACTTGAGGTGGCCGCGGAGGCCGAAAATCTGAAGCTCTACGATGCTGTAACAGATACTTCGGAATTGGACAGGGATCGATTCGCTCACGGGACTCCTTCAGACGTTTTAACGAAAGACGTTCAAGTGACGGAGGATCTCACGCTTGAGGGGACCCACACTGCCCAGTCGAATGGGGAACATACTCAACGCGCACATCCCGCGATGCGTCTTCTGCAGGGTAGTCTATACGCGTCGCGGCAAGCGGATGCTGTGCAGGAGATTCGAGCTCACAATACGCGCGGTTCCGCCGCTCCTTTGAATGCCACTGATTCAACCTTCGTACCAGTGGGACAACAATTAAGTATGGGGCATCCGGTCAGGACGTCTAGCCCCGGATGTGAAAGTGCTGGGGCGGGCAGTACGCAGTACGAAGATATCCTGACTGCACCAGCCCCCCAGGACCC GTCTTCGTTCAAGAACGCTACCAATAATTTGGACATCACGGCGAGCGAGGAACTTGATCTCATGGTGAAGTGGCTGGGAAGAGAGTCTTCGCGACATGTGAGGCGACTGCGATCAGTGCACATCAACAACCCTTCTGCTGGAGTGCGCATGGCATGGGAGAGATTAGACGAGACCTTTGGCAGTGCAGAAGCAATCGAGAACGCCTTGCTGAAGAGGCTCGACGGCTTCTCCAAGATCTCTAACAATGACCACCCGAGACTAAGAGAGCTCGGGGACCTGCTTCTAGAACTGGAGTCAGCGAAATCGGACCCTCGTCTTTCAGGACTCAGCTACTTGGATACTGGTCGTGGTGTGAACCCCATCGTGGAGAAACTCCCTTCAAGCATCCAAGAAAAGTGGATCACACACGGGTCAAGGTATAAGGAACAGAACCGA AACCGTCGAAATGAAGACCGGTCCTCTCCTGGAAATCCAGGCACTACACCGCCGGTGATTGTGAACAAAACAGACGTCCAGTCTGCCCAAGCCAATCAGACGACGCATTCAACTGAACCGGTGGCACCTTCATCCAAAGCAGTCAAGGACGCGGGCAAGGAATGTCCTCTGCATCGGAAGCCTCATTCTCTGAACAAATGCCGTGGCTTCCGTCAGAAACCTCTCACAGAAAGGAGGGCCATGTTGAAGGAATTCGGAGTCTGCTTCAGGTGCTGTTCGTCTATCGATCACTTCTCCAAGGACTGCAGAGAATTGATCAAGTGCAGTGTATGCGGTAGCGACGGACACGCTTCGGCTCTCCATCCAGATCCTATCCAGCACGAAATGTCTCCTTCCACAAGACATTCCCAGGATGGCGGGGAGGAAGACAGCCACGTTTCGACGCCAGAAGTGATGTCGAAGTGCACGAATGTGTGTGGAGACAGCTCTTGGAATAGGTCATGTTCTAAGATCTGCCTGGTCAGGGTTCATCCAAAGAGTCAGCCAGAGCGGTCACGCAAAATGTACGCTGTTCTGGACGACCAGAGTAATCGATCCCTGGCGAGGCCAAGCTTCTTCGACATGTTCAACGTCCACGGAGACGACTCACCGTACACGCTCAAAACCTGCGCTGGCATAATCGAGACTACGGGAAGACGAGCAAACGGGGTCGTCGTGGAGTCTATCGACAGACGTACTCAACTTCAGCTCCCAACCCTCATCGAATGCACTCAGATTCCCGACGACAGGAGTGAAATTCCTACACCGGAGGTGGCGCATCACCATCCACATCTCAGAAAAATAGCTCACCTACTTCAGCCTCTGGAAGACGACGCTGCGATACTTCTTCTTTTGGGCAGAGATATCTTGCAAGTGCACAAGGTACGCCAACAGGTGAATGGTAGCAGCAACGCTCCATACGCCCAGAGGCTGGATCTCGGCTGGGTCATTGTAGGTGACATCTGCATCAATGGCATCCGGAAGCCGACATCTATCAATGTGTTCAGGACTACGTTGATCGAAGACAACCGCGCAAGCGTCTTCGCTCCGTGTCCGGGTCACGTCTTCATCAGGGAGAAGATCGTGCAGGACCCGTGCGTCGGCAACGCGGTCAACGAAAGGACTGGGCTGTGCGATACTGTTCCACGCACTGCAGATATCGGCAGTTCAGTGTTCGATACGACAAAGGACGACAACAAGATCGCGCTCTCCATTGAGGATAGACATTTCCTTGAGATGATGGAAGAAGGCTTCACGATAGATGATGAAAACAGCTGGGTTGCTCCGCTGCCCTTCCGCGCACAGAGACGTGTACTGCCAGACAACCGGGACCAAGCAATGTCTCGATTCACGTCGCTTCGCCGTACATTGGAAAGGAAGCCGGAGGTGAAGAACCACTTCTTGGCGTTCATGGCCAAAGTCCTCGCGAACGGACACGCCGAGTTGGCCCCGGAGAAGAGCAATGGACAGGAATATTGGTATCTTCCCATCTTCGGCGTATATCATCCAAGAAAGCCAGGACAAATACGTGTCGTCTTCGACTCCAGCGCCAAATTCCAAGGCATTTCTCTGAATGATGTGCTCTTGTCTGGGCCCAACCTTGTGAACAGCCTCCTCGGAGTTCTACTTCGATTCCGCAAAGAAGCATTCGCTGTCACTGCGGACATACAGCAAATGTTCTACTGCTTTGTCGTCCGTGAAGAACATAGAGACTTTCTCAGATTCTTCTGGTTCCTGGACAACGACCCGACCAAGGAAGTGGTGGAGTACAGGATGCGAGTTCACGTGTTCGGAAACAGTCCTTCACCGGCTGTCGCAACGTACGGTCTGCGACGAACGGCCATAGACGGTGAAGAGCAGTTTGGAACCGACGTCagggaattcgtggaaaaaaattTCTACGTTGACGATGGACTTACATCTCTCCCTGCCGAACAGGCTGCCATCGATCTTCTCCGAAGGACGCCGGACATGCTGTCAACAGCGAACCTGCGACTGCATAAGATAGCCTCTAATAGTGTCACTGTGATGAAAGCTTTCTCATCGGACGAATACGCCACGGACCTAAAGGACCTGGATCTGGGATCGGACGTGCCTCCATCACAGCGTAGCCTGGGCCTACGTTGGGACATCAAAGGCGACACCTTCACGTTCCACGTTCCTCCAAACGAGAAGCCACACACAAAGCGGGGAGTCTTGTCGACAGTCAACAGCCTGTACGACCCATTGGGATTCGCTGCGCCTGTCACGATACAGGGACGACTTCTGCTCAGAGAGCTATCATCACTAACTCAGGGTTGGGACGATGAGCTTCCCAAGAGCATGGAGTGGGAAACCTGGAGAGACTCTCTGCCGGCACTGACCAAAATTGAGATCCCCCGTACGTACGGTGCCATCTCCCTCAGCTCAGCGTGCCGTAGGGAGCTGTGCATATTCTCTGAAGCATCAACGAAGGCTATCGCAGCAGTGGCCTGCTTGAGAAGCACAGACCCCACGGGCGAGACTCACGTCGGCTTCGTCCTCGGGAAGGCGAAACTTGCACCGAAACGGGAGCACACGATCCCGAGACTGGAACTCTGTGGAACTCTGCTTGCGGTAGAGATGGCGGACGTCATCGTCAACGAACTGGACGTCAGCCTCGACGCCATAAAATTCTACACGGACAGTAGGGTGGTACTGGGATACATATGCAACGAGTCGAGACGATTCTACGTGTACGTCAGCAACAGAGTTGAGCGCATACGCAGGTCAAGCCATCCTGATCAGTGGAACTACGTTCCCAGCGACAAGAACCCTGCCGACGTAGCCACAAGAACAGTCTCTGCTGGTCGTCTCGCTGAAACAACCTGGCTAACTGGCCCAGACTTCCAGCGTGCGATAGACATCCCCATGTCAGGGACTGCTTGCGACACCTTCCAGCTTGTGGATCCAGGGGGGGACGAGGAGGTCCGTCCACTTGTCACAACATTCGCAACCAACGCATCACTGCAGCTGCAGCTTGGCTCTCAGAGGTTCGAACGATTCTCAAGCTGGACAAGGCTTGTCAGGGCAATTGTTCACCTGCAGCACATTGCGCGTTCGTTCCAGTCCCAGCGTGATGCCGCGTCCCAACCTTGCAGACACTGGCATCTTTGTGGCAGGTCACGTACGGACGAAGAACTTTCTACAGCTGAGAAGTTAGTCATCGCAAATGTCCAACGCGATGCGTTCCCGAGAGAGGTCAGATGCCTTGCGATGGAACGTGTGGTACCGAAGGACAGCCCTCTTTGGAAGCTGGACCCTTACATTGACGAGGATGGCCTCATCAGGATCGGCGGACGGCTTCGGAACTCAACCCTGAGCCAAAACGAACGACATCCAATTGTCGTACCTCCTCGACATCACATCGCCACGTTGCTGATCTGA